Proteins encoded within one genomic window of Triticum aestivum cultivar Chinese Spring chromosome 2D, IWGSC CS RefSeq v2.1, whole genome shotgun sequence:
- the LOC123054288 gene encoding uncharacterized protein produces MDSGGLRRRRLKPSGAMEGKSSAKKKKVRTTNPPAEEAVTAAAASLLTEDLILEILSRLPARSVHRFKCVSPAWRDLIADPAHRKKLPQPLAGFLYSTYHGPDHRFYNFHFAKVPGGAAQPVDPSLSFLPSHEYWYVDQLDTCNGLLLCRAHKFPSSPSGDDDDPLEYHYIVCNPATGRWVGIPALPPVPAGRRIIARLAFDPAVPSHFHVLQFEDTEQDKYITGVTIYSSQTGAWNYRESRLPEKISLFAGLTSVFFQGMLHLYGLLYPVNTDYDAVLVAVDMEGKVWKTIGVPSGGLSFGLIGVSQRCLHYAATPLAPDDKKKKKKRKKKTDEDTTTVWYMKDYDSKEWVLKHSVSYDELRSMTGGEYRVAAFHPDCDTIFLDSFDADTLSSYDMQHRKFHRIRSLRKNKAAIFLPYVPLFSDSFAGVDRQ; encoded by the exons atggacagtggcggcctacgccgccgccgcctcaaacCAAG CGGCGCCATGGAGGGGAAGAGttccgcgaagaagaagaaggtgagGACGACCAACCCTCCGGctgaggaggcagtgacggcggcggcggccagcctccTGACGGAGGATCTCATTTTGGAGATCCTCTCCCGCCTCCCCGCCAGGTCCGTCCACCGCTTCAAGTGCGTCTCCCCGGCCTGGCGCGACCTCATCGCCGACCCCGCCCACCGCAAGAAGCTGCCCCAACCCCTCGCCGGTTTCCTCTACAGCACCTACCACGGGCCGGACCACCGCTTCTACAACTTTCACTTCGCCAAAGTCCCCGGCGGCGCAGCCCAGCCGGTCGACCCGTCCCTCTCTTTCTTGCCGTCCCACGAGTACTGGTACGTCGACCAGCTGGACACCTGCAATGGCCTCCTCCTCTGCCGCGCCCACAAGttcccttcttctccttccggGGACGACGATGATCCGCTTGAATACCATTACATCGTTTGCAATCCGGCCACCGGGAGGTGGGTTGGCATCCCCGCACTCCCGCCGGTGCCAGCCGGCCGCCGCATCATCGCGCGTTTGGCTTTTGATCCAGCAGTCCCGTCCCATTTCCACGTTCTTCAGTTTGAGGACACCGAACAGGATAAATACATCACAGGAGTGACCATCTACTCTTCGCAAACCGGAGCCTGGAATTACAGAGAAAGCCGCCTTCCTGAGAAAATTAGCCTGTTCGCTGGCCTTACAAGCGTATTCTTCCAAGGCATGCTGCACTTGTATGGTTTGCTGTATCCCGTGAACACGGACTATGATGCTGTGCTGGTAGCAGTGGACATGGAGGGGAAGGTGTGGAAGACTATCGGTGTGCCATCAGGTGGTTTGAGTTTTGGTTTGATCGGAGTGTCACAGCGGTGCTTGCACTATGCTGCCACACCGCTAGCtcctgacgacaagaagaagaagaagaagaggaagaagaaaacggaTGAGGATACAACAACAGTCTGGTACATGAAGGATTATGATAGTAAAGAATGGGTCCTGAAGCATAGTGTCAGCTACGATGAGTTGCGGAGCATGACTGGTGGGGAGTACAGGGTGGCCGCTTTTCATCCAGACTGCGACACCATTTTCTTGGATTCGTTTGATGCTGATACGTTGTCATCATACGATATGCAGCATCGGAAATTCCATCGGATCCGTAGTCTTCGGAaaaacaaggcagcgatatttttaCCATATGTTCCATTGTTCTCGGACTCATTTGCAGGTGTAGATCGACAGTAG